Genomic segment of Bemisia tabaci chromosome 9, PGI_BMITA_v3:
CACCGCGAAGGAGCCCAGCGCAACGGCCAACTTCGAAATGGTTTCTTGACATACCTCAAACTGGTTTCCGCCCCCCGCAACCCCCCGCCCCTCCGTGGGTCCCCCTGTCCCCCAGCCGATCGCTGCTTGTCTATTACAACCACGACCATCTATAACATTGTTGCCTTTCCTGGACTTGGGTACATTCCCATCCTCATCgagcctagagtccctttatgctgagagtcaagacgatgtgaatcaatttctgattggttcccgtattttaggccttcacagtgtcacaaacgggaataaagattacattttcaccggtTGCAAAGactataatctggaatggaccagagtccctttatactgagagtcaagacaacacccccatggagtcacaaacgggaataaagattacagaaatggaacgtttttcgtaatctttgatcggctcattctcgaattcctctctccgttccttctctcattccgtttgttccttgccgaacccataattccctggtctattccagattataatctttgcaattggggaaaatgtaatctttattcccgtttgtgacactgtggaggcctaaaatacgggaaccaatcagaaatggattcacattgtcttgactctcagtataaagggactctagaatggACCAagaaattacgggttcggcaagaaataaacggaatgagagaaggaacggagaaaggaatttgagaatgggccgatcaaagattacaaaaaaaagttcaatttctataatctttattcccgtttgtgactccatgagggggtgttgtcttgactctcagcataaagggactctaatcgaGCCTAGAGCCGTGACCATCCTCGGGAAAAAAGGCATGCGTATTTAAATATGGCGATTTTGGATGGGAAAAATCGATTTCGGAAAAACGACCCGTTTCGAAATTAAAGCCTGGATACATGCTCAAATTTCAATCGATTTctgatcaaatggtgactggtgcgcaccatctaccatcaaatttttggggactgcaaaaatttgaccgccatttttaTCATCGTTTTGATCGGAaatcgacggaaatttgagcgtgtagcCAGGCCTTTAGCGGCAGTAaattcagggttgccgcagaatttagagAATAAATTCCCTGTCAAATCCCTGATTTCTTTGTCacgttttggtgaaattccctagCAATTGAGGATATGCCGGATGCTAAAagagacatgatttgaaatagttttcagacaaaatttgtggTTTAAAACGTCAAATTCATTCAGgaaaggaaataaaggtgaccCAACAAtatttccctgatatttccaggGTTTCCCttactttttgaaattccctggcatttcccggtattccctgactgtggcaactctgaaatTGATCTTTTCCAAAATTGATATTCTAGATTTTTGGATTTGAAAGGCTGGACCCTATAGTTactccatcatttcccccttagtctacgaAAACTACCCGTCCAATCAAGAGGATCGCTCCGTGTTCCTCATATCTTCTTTGCCtacagttttgtctatcaatgtcaaagATTAGACCGCAGATGTCTGATTTTGTGGCAAAATGCCCGCTTTCGCAGTGAAATGAGCGATTTGGCGGAAGCCACTTTTTAAAGATAATGAgctaaataaaagaaaaaaaaggtcatatcatttttgaaaatttcttaatCAAGGCCGATGATTTCCTTCCAGTTTGCCGCAATCCTAAGCTTGCGGGATCAGACATTTTCTGTGCCCGCGTCGGCACAGTTACAAAGCAAATCCATTCCAATATGTCTACGTAAGAATAAAAGTCTTACTTTCGGAACTTGCGCGTTTTTTCAAGAATCCGTTTCGTCGACATTCAATGACTAAGAAAGGTGGGAAACCGCGTCACCgattgcgacgtcgcagacttcctattatatgtacttaattttttctttggaaaaccatTCACcgtaatctcttgaaaactctcctgagtcttttttctttgtcagcagaatattctcagggtgtctaccaaaacaggctgaccaaaaattagtatttttacagtacttcttcagtacattTCCTAGAAATTCGGTAccttctcaacggaaaaattcagtactttcccAGTACCCTTATTTgacgagattcgaaaaatttgaatctctcgctcaaattgtgacaaaaatgattgaaaaatgatgaacaaaaatgtgaaaaaaaattccggacctttttgcggaatttccgcacttttccagtacttccggaccgcccttaaaaagtcAGTACTCTTTCCGGActtctagacaccctgattctgtgtaaatttcaatctataaagttggctgcatactccccttcaaaaaaataaagtaggagcgtAATTTTCGCAACACTgcaatggaaatacgtggttttgcacttgggCCAACGAAGTATAACATAGACACGTGCCAAAAGCCAGATTTTTGAACAGAGAGCTGGTTGCTGGGGGATGGGGCGGTGgaatgatgggggggggggtgcattaGGGTACATTTACCGGTGCTTAAACACGACACAGTGAAGCAGGCGCTGCGCATGGGGCGAACCCATGCGTGTAATTACCACACTTGGCTACCTCATCAACTCGTCACCTGGGGTCAAGATACTTATCTACGAGCTCATTACAACCGGGCTAacctaaattaaaattattcctccCACAACCGAACCCAAATCTCGCGGGGGCAGCAGCGTGACGCCCGCGTTTCATGCACCACTTGTCAgggttgcaatggagatgttgcatgtgtgagggatttgcgatttgactgttgtttttcatgtaaaagttcgcgagaaacacgatggtgccactggttttctctgaaatcatctcccaagctcaaaaaaaccacTCAAACTGagaccaaaatgaaggggatatcccgccctaccctgagagtccacctctacataaaaacaaactctccatgcaaatatagggagcaaatacattagcagggttgccactttatttggggactccaaaactgaaaacacggcaaccctgctaatgtatttgctccctatcttcgcatggagagtttgtcttgatgtagaggtggactctcaggatagcgtgggatatcccctccattttggcctcaacttgagagctttttttgagcttgggagttgattttagagaaaacccagtagcaccatcgtgtttctcgcgaacttttacacatgaatcaacggtcaaatcgcaaatccctcacacatgcaacatctccattgcaaacCACTGGCGATTATGCAAGTGGACAACACtgttttctcccatttaaatgcattgaaaatatcgattttggtCGACACAAGCTGCCGTAACAAGAATCGATAgttttacacacatttaaatgggttaaaaacagtgttgctggctttcaagaatcgccgctGGTGCAAACTACAAACTTGCAACTGCAAATCAAATTTCAGTGCATGAATTATTTCATTAGACAAATCAGCGTTACAGCCATATAATGTCACCGGATGATCATGTATGTGGTTTTGTTTagttaatttgtttttctcctgtAAAATTGAAGAGACTAAGATTTCTAAATACGTAGTTTTCGGATTTGGCCATTCCAACAGGtactcgcaattttttttccactgacAGGAGAATGGTGAAGAACatcaaaatcattcaaaaatagTCCTCAAGGCAAAGTATGAATTACAGCACAACAGTATGTgttccctcttcaaaatttcacaaggaaaacgaatcacacaaaGGGAAGTTTAAATATTAACTCTTGACAAGACAAACGTATCACATATTAAACTTAAATGGCAGAAATACAAGTGATGTCATTTGTGCAATCGAGCCTCCATTtgattaatatttaaaatacttgttaatatcttgttcaggagttagTTTCAAAACTTCCCATTGTACAAATTGTTTTCTATGAAAgactttgaagagaaaacatgtgacgttTTCTTCTACTACAGTCCTTGCCTGGTGGCCCTTTCAGTCTACTCACAGTTCCCAAGAATATGGACAATGACTTTTAATAATTGTGACTGCAGTTTCTATAGAAAAGTTGCATGCTTAAATATCCTGAAGCTTCTGTTCGAACTTTGTCACAACAGCTGCTGTAGGCACAGGTGGgctaaaattagagaaaaataccAGAGAATACCATCCTATTAATGCTTAGCCCACTCCAATTCGAGTGTTTTAGAAATTCGAGTGCTACTATTAGAAAGATCCAAACCAGTTCAAAACTACGATACGTATCAACCAGTCAACCAATATTTTTCCTGATGTTCCTGCCTACCTGTCTGCCCCAAACTTAACGTTCTTAAAAAGgtctgaaaaaaacaaaaaatctgtCATTATCAGCACACTGCGCTGATCAGTTTCTCAACTTCTGAAGGAGCGTGCtgatcgtatgttgagacaaaatcTTGTACGCATCAACTCATCATTGGGACGGGGGGCCATCTGAATACATGTTAGTACCTGCTCAGAGGTGCTCATCAGCAACTAAttcaaaattatcatttatctcaaaatacgATGAGGAAGTTCCATCAGCCTCGTGTAGGTGGAGTAAAATCCTTTATTACTCTGTGCAAAACCCTTGATAGATGAAATCGCTCAACAGGATATTTTGGTTCTCAGGTaggtttgggagttttaccTTTCGACTTAAGGATAGGAAAGAGCCCCGTTATCATCTATGTGCATCAAATGTTTGGAGGACTTGTGGAAATACCCATCTAATAGAGACTCCGTCTCAATCAAACTCCATAACCCCATGCCGATAGAAGTTCGCCGGGTTTCGGTGACGCCGGTGCAACGGTCAATCGATGATGTCTAGACCGAGGATTAAAAAACAAACCATCCTATGTAACGTAAGAATATTAAGAGCTTCTCATTGTAAAGGTAACTCACATGAGAAAATGGCAAAACACAAATCCACACGATACGAGCTTATTTGAGGCGTGTAAGAAAGCGATGTGAATGTCTGAGACAAGCAGTTGACACTCACCTGTGCCTCTGAGACGAAATACACCTGTTCCGCTGCCTGGAGAATCCAATTAATCCAAAGTAAATGGGCACTGAATTAAAAATGACAGTGTGACACTAGTTTACGAAGCACGGTAACACTTCAAAAGTAAAGAAATTGTCACAACGAGTTATGAAAACACTGACACTACCACAAAAGTTGATAAGACAACAACAACACACACGGCGACGACCGACAAGAGCCCCACGCGCCACGGTCACCTCGGAACTGAATCATCGAAAAAGAGAATTTGTCGATTAGGCGAGCGGCGCGATGCCAGCGCACTCTATCAGTCTAGACAGGCAACTCATGAATCAACAATAACATAACCTCCAACAAATTCTTGCAATTCCTCCTTCTGCAGTCTGCAGAGgcaataattttgtaaaaacaaatCGAAAAGCGTTTTTCCGTCACTTTTTCCGATAGTGATACCAAGTGTCATCATCAGACAAATATTTCTTCCAACTAATTCAGTTTCTGTGCGCTAAGTAATCTAAATTCCTCACAGAGTTCACAGCAGCTTTTCAAACATGGTCATAGACGTAAAACAGTCGCTTTCTTCCTTGTATCGGTATTTTAATGTTCCTAAAGAGTTTTCTGCCCAACTGTCATCAATGAAGGTTAGTAGCTCcacaagaattttaaaattgtcttaGTTTCTACTGGCACTACACCACTCAGCAGGGCCATTCTCAGAGCTTGCGTCAGCCAAGTTGGCACTTGtctattttctttttgcaaGCAATTGCGCATCAATCTGACAATAACAATCAAGAATCAACTAAAGTTAACGAAGTTTCTGCAGATAAATACTTTAGGAGGTCAACTGCGCAAGTTACTCAAAAGTAAACAACAGGTGTCAACTTACCTGATACGAGTTCCAGCACATGTGATGAGCTGATATGGTTTTCTCCTGCTGAGAGCGGAACCACCTCTTTTTGCTGTTGGAAAACCTCCTGACATCCGTCGACGcatacttttttcaatgaagtTAGAAAGGAATTGTGTGCGTATCAtttcccgggggggggggggggggggggggggagattctCATCCTACTAAAAATTCTTGTAAGAATTTGCTGGTATATGTAGAGCTAAGTGAAGCATAAAAACTCCTATGGTTATCAATAAGTATCTTTTTACCAGAAGTGTGATGGTAGCTCACAGAAAGCCAGTAGAACAtacctaatatttttttttaaattttcctcattcatttttttgatgagcaagaaattttaatgaaagatAGTAAGTAATATCTTTGAAAATCGAGAATTGTCCTCATTGAAAAAACTgtcccaaaaattttctttccatgATCACTTTATTTGGGAGGTCTCTTTGGAGAATCACTTATGAAACAAACATTTGtactttttgattttgaaaaatcataacatGAATGTGATAAAGAAATTCATATCATGTGGAGATCATCTATAATTGTATTGTTTTTAAGAAAAGAGTTTCAACTTTTGTTCCAGTTGCCACACcttaattctgaaaatttaccaGGCTGGACAGCTCTTGCTTTGAGTCGTAAATATGCGAAGAAGCTTGCAGGTCATAATGTAGAAGATGCAGCTTTTGTCAGGCAGTGGGTTGAGTACGCTGTCACGCAGGGAGTGCATGCTGATGATTCAACTAGTTCCAGTCAAGTCTTGAAGGTAAAACAAAATCTTATGGATTTATATTTTGATCTCAAGGAATCTTAACTGTTAAATCTAAAGAAGAACAGATACGTGAGTTTATCAATGTATAACTTACGATGCGTCACAAAAAAACTGCTTTTCTTTATGAGACTCAAATTCACATAAATCTTAACCATACTTTATCTTTATCTTCATAAAGTATAGTATTGAGATCTCAATACTATACTTTTCCTTTCGTAGTAGTATGTTGGGTGAACCAAAAATTTCATAGTTGAATAACGACTGTGGAAGTACCAGACCTTGTATCTTGGTTTGTGAAGTTGCAAAAATCTTATgttgcattttaattttctgcGGAAGGCCTGATCATTATTCATGCAAAAAGTTTTGTTCACTTTTCCTCCCATATTTCAATAATATTGTTTCAAAGTTCTGGGCAAAGTGTGTCTAgctgttttcttttcaaagatgAAATATGAGCAGACATCTAGTTGTAATTTAGCAGTTGGATATTCTCTCACTAACTTATTGGCAGAGCTCATGTACACCAGAGTCCCTTGTACACAAGCTCTCCATACAGGCCTGAAACATTCAAATTGTATAAGCCAATCAAAGGCAAGTTGGTTCTACgtccatactttttttttcctctgttatGGATCTGATATGTTAAGTGTTTCATTGCACCTAAATGTTTGTAAAGATACAACTTTTTAATTCTGCATGTTGGCACACTGATCTATCAAAGGAACTCATACGGATTCCCATTGATTGATCAATAAGTTTCCTTGGATCACCATCTTACATGGCCAAAATTCATACTGTACCACAAAACATCCCTTTAACTCCTCATACCAATATCtcagtccggaatttttcagcACTGAGGCCCTCTTTCCTCTTTCGGTAAGAATTATGCACAACATTCGTATTTCTCTTATGGGTATTTATTTACTTAGTTTTATTCTCACAGTGTggtaaagaataaaataataatgttttctaaatttttttcaggaagtAAATAAAGCTTTAGCAGACCAATCATATATCGCAGCCAATTATTTGACAGTAGCAGACCTATTTTTGTTCTACGTTTTACATCCAATCGTGGTGAGCAGCTCTTTTATTTCTGTCctatgtaaatataaaaaatttaccCATCCAGTGAACAAAAAATCATGTCGTTCATGTTCCTCAACATGTTGGCCTGGTCCCTTCATCTGCATCCCTTGTTTTCTCAAGTCTTTTTGGAAAACAAGCCACAATTCCATATGTACGAAACCTGGAATAAAAAATGGGAGGTCTAATGGATTGGAGAAGGAAAACTCATATTTTGTtcaatgcaatccatttgaggaaaaagaaaaaaaaaactatctctTTGGAGGGACTGTTCAAGATTTTGAATTCAGAGGTTATCCCTTAATTCTCCCAGAAAATCCCTTCCATCAAAGGACTTGAAACTTCCACTCTCTTTTTATCAAGCTGAGATTCCGTGCTCTTGGCAAACTCTCCGCAACCAAGATTCTTGCCAGCAAAGCAGTGCTTCGCCCAATAAATATAAAAtgactggaaaaattaaaaatattggtcTTCCTTACATCCCAGTGGAGATCATAAAACTTTTCAAGTTTGTACGCTGTAAACTtgacaaaagtaaaattttaaatgaaacgaATAGTGGAGGTATATGAGGACCTTTCTAAGTAAACAGCATGTGCCCATGTCAACGTacctgagattgtgcaacttttcttttttttacaaccaTCCAAAATCCTCCACATTGTACATTCCTCTGTCAAAATATTAAGAACAGTAGAAAGATAATTTGAAGCAAATTTCAGGACAGAGATTACAGATCTCTCCCAACTGAACAGATGGAtgtatgcacaatcttagcaacattgacGTAGGTATTTTGTAGTTTATTCGGAAAGGTCCTCACATCCATGCAGATAAAAAGTAACAAGAGTACTTACTATAGCTGATCCTACAGCGAAGATGAGCATTAAAGGTCTCATTGGGCAcatcattttgtcaaatttacagATTACCGAAAAACCCCTTTAATTTTGAGCGAACAAAATCCCAGTAACTTGACAGAACCATGAAAGAAATAACTATTTCTTTCATGACAGAACTTTATCGCATCACTTCTTATTTTCTGTTGAACCATCTGTTTAAATAGTCCAATAGTCTCTTCTATTTAATTGTTTATTGGATATGAGAGATTATTTCTTGATATAAAGGTTACGTAATAGGTCTCTAAAAAGTTAAAGAATGAGAGTGAGCAttagttttaaagaaaacaacAATCAACTGTTTTTGTGATCTTTTGATGAATTGATTACTGAAAGCAGTACCTaactcacggaaaaaaaaatatttgctgattcagcaattcaattgctaaaaatagTGAGAGCAATGTTTCAAcacagattttacaacaaaaaaatgatactttaaccacccccgtggttaaattagtttacaatgtggttaaagtagcatttttttgttgtaaaatctgcgttgaaacattgcactcactgtttttagcaattgaattgctgaatcagcaattctttttttttccgtgtgtcaACCCTATTCTCCATTACATATTCATCTCAAAATTACTGTTGATGTTTTGACTTTTGAAGAGTGACTCCTGGCCAAAGATGTGCTCTGCCATTGTCACGATCTGTGAATTGTGAGATCAAGCATTTTTTCtgctttgctaaggaaaaacgtcgcatgaacattcgtgagttgccaaatttctccggataaaacgtgtatttttgaaattagtttgaacatttttccttgaaattttcagatattttagacaaaattttgaaaaaattatctgaaaaatttgaagaacaatatttacaattttcccagaaaattagttttttttaagaaaatattgcAATGGCTAAAGCGGCGTcttatacagcgtttttccttagcacggcagtcctaCCAACATGGTTTGTCTGACTAAAAATAATTCCATTATGATTAGACTCGGTCATCTTGTACATATTTGTGGCAAAATAACCCTCATTTTTTATTGATCTATCGAGTTAGCTAATTAATGTGGGCTGccagcttttttgagctttggttTCATTACTTTCCCAACATTACTACATCTACTTTCACCTCCTCTGAATCACTTGTTGTCTTCTTTCCAGGCATCTATGACTTTTTACgagaaggaaaaat
This window contains:
- the AIMP3 gene encoding eukaryotic translation elongation factor 1 epsilon-1, translated to MVIDVKQSLSSLYRYFNVPKEFSAQLSSMKLPHLNSENLPGWTALALSRKYAKKLAGHNVEDAAFVRQWVEYAVTQGVHADDSTSSSQVLKEVNKALADQSYIAANYLTVADLFLFYVLHPIVASMTFYEKEKYINLSRWFDHLQLEPNIRQTRPLVTFSRTLLYS